A portion of the Microlunatus phosphovorus NM-1 genome contains these proteins:
- the cobT gene encoding nicotinate-nucleotide--dimethylbenzimidazole phosphoribosyltransferase, giving the protein MADTELVGKEMADIRSPDLDRGDPRRQPVAPPSAAIKAEASSRVSALAKPLGALGRLEDLAVWWSACRGVCPADPPANVRAVVLAGDHGVTASGSSVSAYPREVTAAMVCAFVAGVAGVSVLARQHGVSVRVLDLGVDADLDGLPAEVSAYKIRRSSGAIDREDALSLTEVQQALAAGAVIAAEEIAAGADLLILGDMGIGNTTPAAALIAATWGVPATEVTGRGTGIDDQALVAKTALIQAALDRVGARAADPVQRLAALGSADLAAGVGFLVAAAQSRVPVLLDGVIALAEAAVAEDLAPGCVAWWAAGHRSTEPAQQLATDKLGLVPLLDLGLRLGEGSGAVAAVPLVRSAALLLSQMALLSDLA; this is encoded by the coding sequence ATGGCCGACACTGAGCTGGTCGGCAAGGAGATGGCTGACATCAGGTCCCCGGATCTCGACCGCGGTGATCCCCGGCGCCAGCCGGTGGCACCGCCTTCCGCGGCCATCAAGGCTGAAGCCAGCTCCCGGGTGTCGGCGCTGGCTAAACCGCTCGGTGCGCTCGGCCGGTTGGAAGACCTCGCTGTGTGGTGGTCGGCCTGCCGCGGGGTATGCCCAGCCGACCCGCCGGCGAACGTCCGGGCGGTGGTGCTGGCCGGTGACCACGGTGTGACGGCCAGCGGCTCGAGTGTCTCGGCCTACCCGCGGGAAGTGACCGCAGCCATGGTCTGTGCCTTCGTGGCCGGCGTCGCCGGAGTCAGCGTGCTGGCCCGGCAGCATGGCGTGTCCGTGCGCGTCCTCGACCTCGGAGTCGACGCCGACCTGGACGGTCTGCCGGCCGAGGTCAGCGCGTACAAGATCCGGCGTTCATCCGGTGCGATCGACCGGGAGGATGCGCTGAGTCTGACCGAGGTCCAGCAGGCGTTGGCAGCCGGCGCGGTCATCGCCGCGGAGGAGATCGCCGCGGGCGCCGACCTGCTGATCCTCGGCGACATGGGCATCGGGAACACGACCCCGGCAGCAGCATTGATCGCCGCCACCTGGGGCGTACCGGCCACCGAGGTGACCGGTCGCGGGACCGGCATCGACGATCAAGCCTTGGTCGCCAAGACCGCACTCATCCAGGCCGCCCTCGATCGGGTGGGCGCTCGGGCAGCTGATCCTGTGCAGCGGCTCGCGGCACTGGGTTCGGCCGATCTTGCCGCCGGAGTGGGATTTCTGGTAGCCGCGGCTCAGTCGCGCGTACCAGTGTTGTTGGACGGGGTGATCGCCCTGGCCGAGGCTGCGGTGGCCGAAGATCTGGCGCCCGGGTGTGTGGCCTGGTGGGCCGCTGGACATCGCTCGACCGAGCCGGCTCAGCAGTTGGCTACCGACAAGCTCGGCCTGGTGCCGCTGCTGGATCTCGGGCTGCGGCTCGGCGAGGGCAGTGGGGCCGTGGCCGCCGTACCGCTGGTCCGCTCGGCTGCACTGCTGCTCTCGCAGATGGCGCTGCTCTCCGATCTGGCGTGA
- a CDS encoding CbtA family protein, translating to MSARDFLIRGLLAGLIAAFAAFAVAYFVGEPPVRTAIALEESSGGHSHETGADHSEGTEHTHDSTGHTHETDEAAGPGEVEVPRSLQSTVGLLTGLLVAGVTLGGLVGVISAIAMGRFGKLTPRATTLAVAAMGFVAAYVFPYLLYPPNPPAVGSGDTIGSRSALYFTFLAISLIGAVTAVLVGRRLAERLGGWHAALVSIGGYVVVMLVAMALLPHYNEVPDDFPASVLYDFRRASFLTQFTLWAVLGVVLAEFVGRLARRQPATARELADVRA from the coding sequence GTGAGCGCACGTGACTTCCTGATCCGTGGCCTGCTCGCCGGACTGATCGCCGCATTCGCGGCGTTCGCGGTCGCCTACTTCGTGGGTGAGCCGCCGGTACGCACCGCCATCGCCCTCGAGGAATCCAGCGGTGGCCACAGCCACGAGACCGGTGCCGACCACAGCGAGGGCACCGAGCACACGCACGACAGCACCGGGCACACGCACGAGACCGATGAAGCGGCCGGGCCGGGTGAGGTCGAGGTTCCTCGCTCGCTGCAGTCGACCGTCGGGCTGCTGACCGGTCTGCTGGTCGCCGGGGTGACCCTCGGCGGACTGGTCGGCGTGATCAGCGCGATCGCGATGGGGCGTTTCGGCAAGCTGACACCGCGGGCGACCACGCTGGCGGTCGCAGCGATGGGCTTCGTGGCCGCCTACGTGTTCCCGTATCTGCTCTATCCGCCGAACCCACCGGCGGTAGGCAGCGGTGACACCATCGGCTCCCGCAGCGCCCTCTATTTCACCTTCCTGGCCATCTCCCTGATCGGTGCGGTGACCGCGGTGCTGGTCGGGCGTCGACTGGCCGAACGACTCGGGGGCTGGCACGCGGCCCTGGTCTCGATCGGGGGGTACGTGGTCGTGATGCTGGTTGCGATGGCCTTGCTGCCGCACTACAACGAGGTGCCGGACGACTTCCCTGCCTCGGTGCTGTACGACTTCCGGCGGGCCAGCTTCTTGACCCAGTTCACGCTGTGGGCGGTGCTCGGTGTCGTGCTGGCCGAGTTCGTCGGACGGCTCGCTCGTCGTCAGCCGGCCACGGCTCGCGAGCTCGCCGACGTACGCGCCTGA
- a CDS encoding CbtB domain-containing protein, which translates to MSHHASAADRLNSPVAVAIPTISVRQILPWLLFAAMLALVGLYFVSAEEGATSLIAGNAVHEWVHDSRHLLGFPCH; encoded by the coding sequence ATGTCACACCACGCCAGCGCCGCAGACCGGCTGAACAGCCCGGTCGCCGTTGCCATCCCCACGATCTCGGTACGGCAGATCCTGCCGTGGCTGCTGTTCGCCGCGATGCTGGCCCTTGTCGGGCTCTATTTCGTGTCCGCCGAGGAAGGCGCGACCTCGCTGATCGCAGGCAACGCGGTCCACGAGTGGGTCCACGACAGCCGGCATCTGCTCGGCTTCCCCTGCCACTGA
- the cobA gene encoding uroporphyrinogen-III C-methyltransferase, with amino-acid sequence MPGQGHVTLVGGGPGDPGLLTVAGLEAVRTADVIVCDRLAPLAVLAEAPAGAQVIDVAKIPRGEYTPQERINELLVEHALLGRKVVRLKGGDNFVFGRGGEELLACAEAGVPVTVIPGVSSAIAAPALAGIPLTHRSLTQGVTIVSAHLPPGHPDSTLDWAALARANTTLVIMMGVATLPEVTSELIKQGMDPATPAATVADAGMPSQRSVRATLATIAEVTAQTGIKPPAVTVIGAVAGFQA; translated from the coding sequence ATGCCGGGCCAGGGTCACGTCACCCTCGTCGGTGGTGGTCCCGGCGACCCAGGTCTGCTCACGGTGGCTGGGCTGGAAGCCGTGCGTACCGCCGACGTGATCGTCTGCGACCGGCTGGCACCCCTCGCGGTGCTGGCCGAAGCGCCGGCAGGCGCTCAGGTGATCGACGTGGCCAAGATCCCGCGTGGGGAGTACACGCCGCAGGAGCGGATCAACGAGCTACTCGTCGAGCATGCTTTGCTGGGCCGCAAGGTCGTACGACTCAAAGGCGGCGACAACTTCGTCTTCGGTCGCGGCGGCGAGGAGCTGCTGGCCTGCGCCGAGGCCGGCGTACCGGTCACTGTCATCCCCGGCGTCAGCTCAGCCATCGCCGCGCCGGCACTGGCCGGTATCCCGCTCACCCATCGCAGCCTGACGCAGGGCGTGACCATCGTGTCGGCGCACCTGCCCCCCGGTCATCCCGACAGCACGCTGGACTGGGCTGCATTGGCCCGCGCCAACACCACGTTGGTGATCATGATGGGAGTGGCCACCTTGCCGGAGGTGACCTCGGAGTTGATCAAACAGGGCATGGATCCGGCGACCCCGGCCGCCACCGTCGCCGACGCCGGGATGCCGTCGCAACGAAGCGTGCGAGCCACGTTGGCCACTATCGCCGAGGTCACCGCGCAGACCGGGATCAAGCCGCCGGCCGTCACGGTGATCGGGGCCGTGGCAGGGTTTCAGGCCTGA
- a CDS encoding cobyrinate a,c-diamide synthase: MSTRHALPRLVIAAPASGHGKTTVATGLLAALRADGLEPAGFKIGPDYIDAGYHALATGRPGRNLDPFLCGEELLIPLLLHGSLVPSPADVAVIEGVMGLFDGRIGGDGWASTAHVARVVRAPVVLVLDISSVSRTAAAWVHGLHTFEPDTSIAGVIINKSGSIRHSDEVVASLEATGIPVLGVLPRDAGIEAPSRHLGLVPAAELPEAVATLDRLAAQISAHVDLTQVLAIAHSAPGLVGEPWNPASSDISAPTRQIRGESRPFGGGRGGNQSTSAGDPTEPAERPVVAVAGGRAFTFRYAETTELMEASGLNPVVFDPATDPELPAGTAGLYLGGGFPEVHAAELAGNTTMIDAVRAAVAAGVPTVAECAGLLYLCRSVDGVPMVGALAADARMTPRLTLGYRTAIADHEHLLGVAGRRVTGHEFHRTTVEPVAGELPAWLIDGQPVGFSADPSGSGTPTLHASYLHTHWAGHPTLATSFSAAVHAYAARRPSEILVTGPHLTGTGRRKLGERHHHEGESEEVDLDHHGDADVAEGLVDLAVNVRIPAPPEWLAEVIHNSVRHLAAYPNPSRARQAIAEAHRVDADRVLPSAGGAELFTLLARARPWQAPVVVHPQFTEPEAALRAAGFEPRRVILTANDGFRLDPTLVPPDADLVIIGNPTNPTGILHPTTALRQLIRPGRMLVIDEAFMDAVPGEPETMITSGSMDGVLVLRSLTKTWGLAGLRAGYAVGDPTIIRAMARQQAPWSVSTPAAETMIACVSPAARAIAESAAAETASRRSHLVTCLTDLGLPPVAPAHTPFVLVDTTGWLADSTPGALRGRLRERGFAVRRGETFPGLGADWIRIAVRDEETTDTVIKTLRSIRDES; this comes from the coding sequence GTGAGCACTAGGCACGCACTGCCCCGGCTGGTGATCGCGGCGCCGGCATCCGGTCACGGCAAGACCACGGTGGCGACCGGGCTGCTGGCCGCGCTGCGTGCCGATGGGCTGGAGCCGGCCGGCTTCAAGATCGGCCCGGACTACATCGATGCCGGCTATCACGCCCTGGCCACCGGGCGGCCGGGCCGGAATCTGGACCCGTTCCTCTGTGGGGAGGAGCTCCTGATTCCGCTGCTGCTGCACGGATCTTTGGTGCCCTCACCGGCGGATGTGGCGGTGATCGAGGGCGTGATGGGCCTGTTCGACGGCCGCATCGGCGGCGACGGCTGGGCCTCCACCGCGCACGTCGCGCGAGTGGTCAGGGCGCCGGTGGTGCTCGTGCTGGACATCTCTTCGGTGTCTCGGACGGCCGCCGCCTGGGTACATGGTCTGCACACCTTCGAGCCCGACACCTCGATCGCGGGGGTGATCATCAACAAGTCCGGATCGATACGCCATTCCGACGAGGTGGTGGCGTCGTTGGAAGCGACCGGCATCCCGGTGTTGGGCGTGCTTCCTCGGGATGCGGGCATCGAGGCGCCGTCCCGGCACCTCGGTCTGGTGCCGGCGGCGGAGCTGCCGGAGGCCGTGGCGACCCTGGATCGGCTGGCCGCTCAGATCTCCGCTCATGTGGACCTCACTCAGGTGCTCGCCATCGCCCACTCGGCGCCTGGGCTGGTTGGTGAGCCCTGGAATCCGGCCTCAAGTGATATATCAGCCCCGACTAGGCAGATTCGGGGTGAATCGCGGCCTTTTGGAGGTGGTCGGGGCGGAAACCAATCAACTTCTGCGGGGGACCCGACCGAGCCTGCTGAGCGGCCGGTGGTCGCCGTAGCCGGCGGGAGGGCATTCACGTTCCGATATGCGGAGACCACCGAACTGATGGAAGCCTCTGGGCTGAATCCGGTGGTCTTCGATCCGGCTACGGATCCGGAGCTGCCCGCTGGGACCGCCGGCCTCTATCTCGGCGGCGGGTTCCCGGAGGTGCACGCCGCCGAACTGGCCGGCAACACCACCATGATCGACGCGGTCCGAGCGGCCGTCGCAGCCGGCGTACCGACCGTGGCCGAATGTGCCGGCCTGCTCTATCTGTGCCGGTCGGTCGACGGCGTACCGATGGTCGGCGCGCTGGCTGCCGATGCTCGGATGACTCCTCGGCTGACGCTGGGATATCGCACTGCCATCGCCGACCACGAGCACCTGCTCGGCGTCGCCGGGCGCCGGGTAACCGGTCACGAGTTCCACCGCACCACCGTCGAACCTGTCGCTGGTGAGCTGCCCGCCTGGTTGATCGACGGCCAGCCCGTGGGATTCTCCGCCGACCCCTCCGGATCGGGTACGCCCACCCTGCACGCCTCGTACCTACACACCCACTGGGCCGGCCACCCCACCCTGGCCACCAGCTTCTCCGCTGCCGTCCACGCATACGCTGCCCGACGTCCCTCCGAAATTCTGGTTACTGGTCCACATCTGACGGGGACAGGTCGCCGGAAATTGGGAGAACGTCACCACCACGAGGGCGAATCCGAAGAGGTCGATCTGGACCACCACGGTGACGCCGACGTGGCCGAGGGGCTGGTCGACCTGGCGGTCAACGTACGGATCCCCGCTCCGCCTGAGTGGCTGGCCGAGGTGATTCACAACAGCGTGCGCCACCTCGCTGCCTATCCCAATCCGAGCCGCGCCCGGCAAGCCATCGCAGAAGCGCATCGGGTCGATGCCGACCGGGTGCTCCCGTCGGCGGGCGGGGCGGAGCTGTTCACTCTACTCGCCCGAGCGCGGCCCTGGCAGGCACCCGTCGTCGTCCATCCGCAGTTCACCGAGCCGGAAGCGGCGCTCCGGGCCGCCGGCTTCGAGCCGCGGCGGGTCATCCTGACAGCCAACGACGGCTTCCGTCTCGATCCGACCCTGGTGCCACCCGACGCGGACCTGGTGATCATTGGAAACCCTACGAATCCGACCGGCATATTGCATCCCACAACCGCTCTCCGCCAGCTGATCAGACCGGGGCGAATGCTCGTGATCGACGAGGCCTTCATGGACGCTGTGCCGGGCGAGCCGGAGACCATGATCACCAGCGGCTCGATGGACGGCGTACTGGTGCTGCGCTCCCTCACCAAGACCTGGGGTCTCGCCGGGCTGCGAGCCGGGTACGCCGTCGGGGACCCGACGATCATCAGAGCGATGGCTCGCCAGCAGGCACCCTGGTCGGTCTCGACACCCGCGGCGGAGACCATGATCGCCTGTGTGTCGCCGGCCGCCCGAGCCATTGCCGAGTCGGCGGCGGCCGAGACCGCCAGCCGTCGCAGCCATCTGGTCACCTGCTTGACCGACCTCGGCCTGCCACCGGTAGCCCCCGCACACACGCCGTTCGTGCTGGTCGATACCACGGGTTGGCTAGCCGACAGCACCCCCGGGGCACTGCGTGGCAGACTGCGCGAGCGCGGCTTCGCGGTGCGGCGGGGCGAGACCTTCCCAGGGCTGGGAGCAGACTGGATCCGGATCGCCGTCCGGGACGAGGAGACGACCGACACCGTGATCAAGACGCTGCGCAGCATCCGGGACGAGTCGTGA
- the cobO gene encoding cob(I)yrinic acid a,c-diamide adenosyltransferase, with amino-acid sequence MKGQVTETPDDGLTTRQRRNRPLVIVHTGDGKGKSTAAFGLALRGWNQGWPIGVFQFVKSAKWRIGEQSALEALADVHDTTGKGGPIEWHKMGSGWSWSRKTGSEEDHQAAAAEGWAEIKRRLAQQTHTLYVLDEFTYPINWGWIDVDDVVATLTERPGHQHVIITGRRCDPKIIEIADLVTEMTKIVHPFDHGQKGQRGIEW; translated from the coding sequence ATGAAGGGCCAGGTCACCGAGACTCCCGACGACGGCCTGACCACGCGGCAGCGCCGCAACCGGCCATTGGTCATCGTGCACACCGGCGACGGGAAGGGAAAGTCCACGGCAGCCTTCGGGCTGGCGCTGCGCGGCTGGAACCAGGGCTGGCCGATCGGCGTCTTCCAGTTCGTGAAGTCGGCCAAGTGGCGGATCGGCGAGCAGTCTGCGCTGGAGGCCCTCGCCGACGTACACGACACCACCGGCAAGGGTGGGCCGATCGAGTGGCACAAGATGGGCTCCGGCTGGTCCTGGTCCCGCAAGACCGGCTCCGAGGAAGATCATCAGGCGGCAGCTGCCGAAGGCTGGGCAGAGATCAAACGCCGGCTGGCCCAGCAGACCCACACCCTCTATGTGCTGGACGAGTTCACCTATCCGATCAACTGGGGGTGGATCGATGTCGACGACGTCGTCGCGACGCTGACCGAGCGTCCCGGGCATCAGCACGTGATCATCACCGGCCGTCGCTGCGACCCCAAGATCATCGAGATCGCCGATCTGGTGACCGAGATGACCAAGATCGTCCACCCGTTCGACCATGGTCAGAAGGGTCAGCGAGGGATCGAGTGGTAG
- a CDS encoding VWA domain-containing protein has translation MALALVLTSISPEVGGVLVRGEKGTAKSTMVRALAAVQPDQLVVQGCRFACDPADPDPACPDGPHTDIIAVRRPARLVELPVGATEDRVIGSLDLQQALGSGQVSYEPGLLAAAHRGILYVDEVNLLHDHLVDLLLDAAAMGRSTVERDGVSVAHAARLVLVGTMNPEEGELRPQLLDRFGLTVEVAAPREPALRSEVVRRRLAYDADPTSFVARFADQEAELRDRLAAAQQRIGEVRLSDWALDKIAGVCAGFEVDGMRADIVTARAAVAHAAWHDRSEVTRADIRAAARLALPHRRRRNPFDAPGLDEDLLDQLLGDDDIEPDPDPEPPNPDPEPQAPDDNDDPPPNGPDTTPNDQTDRSDPADSPPEPPRQSEQDAPSERGQPVPVSVSEPGQPYRARLLTARGTGSGEAGRRSRALTSVGRTVGSAPTAGARLHFPATVRAAATEQQRRGRIVGGRLRFDRTDLRTAVTEGRESNLVLFCVDASGSMAARKRMAEVKTAVLSLLLDAYQRRDKVGLVTFRGFEATLALPPTSSVEVAARRLSELPSGGRTPLAEGLLCAAETLRWERVRDPRRRPLLVLITDGRATAGVDALARSRQAAAYVRSLGVDAVVVDCESGRMSLGLALGLATELQAEYLKLADVSAEALAVVASTRRAA, from the coding sequence ATGGCCCTCGCCCTGGTGCTGACCTCGATCTCGCCGGAGGTCGGCGGAGTGCTGGTGCGTGGCGAGAAAGGTACGGCGAAGTCCACGATGGTCCGCGCCCTCGCCGCGGTGCAACCCGACCAACTGGTCGTGCAGGGGTGCCGGTTCGCCTGCGATCCGGCCGATCCCGATCCGGCCTGCCCAGACGGTCCGCACACCGACATCATCGCGGTCCGCCGGCCGGCGCGGCTGGTGGAGCTGCCGGTGGGTGCTACCGAGGACCGGGTGATCGGCTCACTGGATCTGCAACAGGCACTCGGCTCCGGACAGGTGTCGTACGAGCCCGGGCTGCTGGCCGCCGCCCACCGCGGGATCCTCTATGTCGACGAGGTGAACCTGCTGCACGACCACCTGGTCGACCTGCTGTTGGATGCGGCGGCGATGGGACGCTCGACGGTCGAGCGCGACGGCGTCTCCGTCGCCCACGCTGCCCGACTCGTGCTGGTCGGGACCATGAACCCCGAGGAGGGTGAGCTCCGCCCGCAGCTGCTGGATCGCTTCGGGTTGACCGTCGAGGTGGCCGCCCCGCGCGAGCCCGCACTCCGTTCGGAGGTGGTGCGCCGCCGACTCGCCTATGACGCCGATCCGACCTCCTTCGTCGCCAGGTTCGCCGACCAGGAGGCGGAACTGCGGGACCGTCTGGCTGCGGCCCAGCAGCGGATCGGCGAGGTGCGGCTGTCCGACTGGGCGCTGGACAAGATCGCCGGTGTCTGCGCCGGGTTCGAGGTGGACGGTATGCGGGCCGACATCGTCACCGCCCGCGCCGCCGTGGCGCATGCCGCTTGGCATGACCGGAGCGAAGTCACCCGGGCCGACATCCGGGCCGCCGCTCGACTTGCCCTCCCCCACCGCCGTCGGCGGAATCCGTTCGATGCGCCGGGACTGGATGAGGACTTGCTGGACCAGCTGTTGGGCGACGATGACATCGAGCCGGATCCCGACCCCGAACCACCGAATCCTGACCCGGAACCTCAGGCGCCCGATGACAATGACGATCCGCCGCCGAACGGCCCCGACACCACACCGAACGACCAGACAGACCGAAGCGACCCGGCAGACTCTCCGCCCGAACCGCCTCGGCAATCGGAGCAGGATGCCCCGAGCGAGCGGGGACAGCCCGTGCCGGTGAGCGTGTCCGAGCCAGGCCAGCCCTATCGGGCTCGGCTGCTGACCGCTCGCGGCACCGGCTCAGGGGAAGCCGGCCGCCGGAGCCGGGCGTTGACCAGCGTCGGCCGGACGGTCGGCTCAGCTCCGACCGCTGGGGCGCGACTGCACTTTCCGGCGACGGTCCGGGCTGCGGCAACCGAGCAGCAGCGCCGGGGTCGCATCGTCGGGGGTCGGCTGCGCTTCGACCGTACTGATCTGCGGACCGCCGTCACCGAGGGGCGCGAGTCCAACCTGGTGTTGTTCTGCGTCGACGCCTCCGGTTCGATGGCCGCCCGGAAGCGGATGGCCGAGGTCAAGACCGCGGTGCTGTCGCTGCTGCTGGACGCCTATCAACGCCGCGACAAGGTCGGTCTGGTGACTTTCCGCGGCTTCGAAGCCACGCTCGCGCTGCCGCCCACGTCCTCGGTGGAGGTCGCCGCACGGCGACTGAGCGAGCTGCCGAGCGGTGGGCGTACCCCGTTGGCCGAAGGGCTGCTGTGCGCGGCGGAAACCCTGCGCTGGGAGCGGGTTCGCGATCCACGGCGCCGCCCGCTGTTGGTGCTGATCACTGATGGTCGAGCCACCGCTGGGGTGGACGCACTGGCGAGGTCTCGACAGGCGGCGGCGTACGTCCGCTCGCTCGGGGTCGACGCCGTCGTGGTCGACTGCGAGTCCGGTCGGATGAGCCTGGGACTCGCATTGGGTCTGGCTACCGAGCTTCAAGCGGAGTATCTCAAGCTGGCCGACGTCAGCGCCGAGGCGCTGGCCGTCGTGGCGAGCACCCGGAGGGCAGCATGA
- the cbiT gene encoding precorrin-6Y C5,15-methyltransferase (decarboxylating) subunit CbiT, whose product MPALNVVAIECVADPETCVLGVGPGLPDDAFDHDGQLTKRDLRASALARLTPVPGEQLWDLGAGAGSIAIEWARTDPCCRAVAVERTPERAARIAANAAKLGVPGVQVITADIGASLADLPEPNAVFVGGGASVELLDRCWERLSTNGRLVAHAVTIETEQTLVRAWQAYGGELVRIGIERMEPLGGLHGWQPARPVVQWSATKRIGR is encoded by the coding sequence ATGCCCGCGCTCAACGTCGTTGCCATCGAGTGCGTTGCCGACCCGGAGACCTGCGTCCTGGGTGTCGGCCCGGGTCTGCCTGATGACGCTTTCGACCACGACGGCCAGCTCACCAAGCGTGACCTGAGAGCTTCCGCGCTCGCCCGGCTGACGCCGGTCCCCGGCGAGCAGTTGTGGGATCTGGGGGCGGGAGCCGGTTCGATTGCCATCGAGTGGGCGCGGACGGACCCGTGCTGTCGGGCCGTCGCAGTAGAGCGAACGCCCGAGCGCGCGGCCCGGATCGCTGCCAACGCGGCCAAGCTCGGGGTGCCAGGGGTGCAGGTGATCACGGCTGATATCGGGGCAAGTCTCGCCGATCTGCCGGAACCGAACGCAGTCTTCGTCGGTGGTGGAGCGAGTGTCGAACTGCTCGACCGCTGCTGGGAACGTCTGTCCACAAATGGTCGGCTGGTCGCGCATGCCGTGACCATCGAAACCGAGCAGACCCTGGTCCGGGCCTGGCAGGCGTACGGCGGCGAGCTGGTCCGGATCGGGATCGAGCGGATGGAGCCGCTGGGTGGTCTCCACGGGTGGCAGCCGGCCCGACCTGTGGTGCAGTGGTCAGCGACGAAGAGGATCGGCCGATAG
- a CDS encoding DUF3500 domain-containing protein, which translates to MAELTMPELASAMGAAVRKLVDQLDAEQRRRGVFPFDGDLHKRWTYLPGERPGLRLGDLSDVQLDVALDLLELAHSVRGWSDTQLVIRIEAARRELALQQADRSDIDPYRDLPYWLVVLGDPRSTEPWAWRINGHHLLAQATIVGDQVGGVPHFFGAEPATVLAGPHTGLRALPREGDLARELMLTLQEDQRSLAQIATTAPADIASRWDPVVSLPERPRGISYGHLDRGQRELFEALLRQYVDRASPAIANQAWVDITDAGLQQVCFGWAGPVEPGAGHYYALSGPSLLIEYDNTLDQANHIHSVWRDLRRDFGGDLLAQHYAEVPH; encoded by the coding sequence ATGGCTGAACTCACGATGCCAGAGCTCGCCTCGGCCATGGGGGCAGCTGTTCGCAAGCTGGTTGATCAATTGGACGCCGAGCAACGCCGTCGCGGGGTCTTCCCGTTCGATGGCGATCTGCACAAGCGATGGACCTATCTTCCCGGTGAACGACCCGGACTACGACTGGGAGACCTGAGCGATGTGCAGTTGGATGTGGCGCTGGATCTGCTGGAACTGGCGCACAGCGTGCGTGGCTGGTCCGACACGCAGTTGGTGATCCGGATCGAAGCCGCAAGGCGAGAGCTGGCGCTCCAGCAGGCCGACCGGTCAGACATCGATCCGTACCGGGACCTGCCGTACTGGCTGGTGGTACTGGGTGATCCGCGGAGCACCGAGCCCTGGGCCTGGCGGATCAACGGCCACCACCTGCTGGCGCAGGCCACGATCGTGGGAGACCAGGTCGGCGGCGTGCCGCACTTCTTCGGCGCGGAGCCGGCCACCGTGCTGGCCGGCCCGCACACTGGCCTGCGAGCGCTGCCGCGCGAGGGAGACCTGGCTCGGGAGCTGATGCTCACCCTGCAGGAAGATCAGCGGAGCCTGGCGCAGATCGCGACTACCGCACCCGCAGACATCGCCTCGCGTTGGGATCCGGTGGTTTCCCTGCCGGAGCGGCCGCGCGGGATTTCGTACGGGCACTTGGACCGCGGGCAGCGCGAGCTGTTCGAGGCGCTGCTGCGGCAATACGTCGACCGGGCGAGCCCCGCCATCGCCAACCAAGCCTGGGTCGACATCACCGACGCCGGACTCCAGCAGGTGTGCTTCGGGTGGGCCGGACCCGTCGAACCAGGCGCCGGCCACTACTACGCGCTCAGCGGTCCGAGCCTGCTCATCGAGTACGACAACACCTTGGACCAGGCCAACCACATCCACTCCGTCTGGCGCGATCTGCGCCGTGACTTCGGCGGCGATCTGCTGGCACAGCACTACGCCGAGGTACCGCACTGA
- the cobM gene encoding precorrin-4 C(11)-methyltransferase, whose amino-acid sequence MTVHFIGAGPGAADLLTVRATRLIASSPVCVYAGTYLDAEVLSYCPQDAQLIDSSKLSLDEITEHLVSAHHAGQDVARLCSGDPSIYSALAEQARRLDRVGVPWDVTPGVPAYAAAAAVIGRELTVPEIAQSVILTRTQAASTAMPVTEELEQLAASRATLVLHLAIRRTRELAARLVPFYGDDCPVAVVSRASQPEELVLRGTLADIGGQVEAAGLRMAAVIIIGPALAAEGFADSHLYGTRITQRKA is encoded by the coding sequence GTGACCGTGCACTTCATTGGTGCCGGTCCTGGGGCTGCGGACCTGCTGACCGTGCGGGCGACGAGGCTGATCGCCAGTTCGCCGGTATGCGTCTATGCCGGCACCTACCTGGACGCCGAGGTGCTGTCGTACTGTCCGCAGGATGCGCAGTTGATCGACTCGTCGAAGCTGTCGCTGGATGAGATCACCGAGCACTTGGTCTCGGCGCATCACGCCGGACAAGACGTCGCGCGGCTGTGCTCTGGTGATCCGTCCATCTATTCAGCGCTGGCCGAGCAAGCCCGGCGGCTGGATCGGGTAGGCGTGCCCTGGGACGTGACTCCGGGAGTGCCTGCGTACGCGGCGGCTGCCGCAGTCATCGGTCGCGAACTGACCGTGCCTGAGATCGCCCAGAGCGTGATCTTGACTCGGACCCAGGCGGCCTCGACCGCGATGCCGGTGACCGAAGAACTGGAGCAGTTGGCCGCCTCACGCGCCACGCTCGTGCTTCACCTGGCGATCCGGCGGACTCGTGAACTGGCTGCCCGCCTGGTCCCCTTCTATGGTGACGACTGCCCGGTGGCCGTGGTCTCGCGTGCCAGCCAACCCGAGGAACTCGTACTCCGTGGCACCCTGGCCGATATCGGCGGTCAGGTGGAGGCGGCGGGGTTGCGGATGGCCGCGGTGATCATCATCGGGCCTGCCCTGGCTGCCGAGGGTTTTGCGGACTCACATCTTTACGGAACCCGGATCACCCAACGCAAGGCCTGA